Proteins found in one Candidatus Tisiphia endosymbiont of Beris chalybata genomic segment:
- a CDS encoding histidine phosphotransferase family protein has protein sequence MLSIRLCQALNEKISHDFAGLMGAIDNSMRLIQSKEYQDKAITLVQSSIGKLIGRLQFYRHLYSIPCDNSNIEIGEINKLSINFLKLKNNNIKLTFQGFTTTPIKDSISKMIMCLIFIATDSLKKEGMILVNLEVASNNSFVIKVIVTDKQLRFDENKNDILLGKGDAQNINTDNIHEYYTYYLTTECGYKLEINPTLGSIEYILQDKNN, from the coding sequence GTGTTATCAATAAGATTATGTCAGGCTTTAAATGAAAAAATATCTCATGATTTTGCGGGATTAATGGGGGCAATAGATAATAGTATGCGTTTAATACAATCTAAAGAGTATCAAGACAAAGCTATTACATTAGTGCAGAGTAGTATAGGTAAGCTTATAGGTCGCTTACAGTTTTATCGCCATTTATATTCTATCCCTTGTGATAACAGCAATATAGAGATTGGAGAAATTAATAAATTAAGCATCAATTTTTTAAAATTAAAAAATAACAATATTAAATTAACATTTCAAGGGTTTACAACTACCCCTATAAAAGATAGTATCAGTAAAATGATTATGTGCCTAATTTTTATAGCAACAGATAGCTTAAAAAAAGAAGGTATGATACTAGTTAACTTGGAAGTAGCAAGTAATAATTCCTTTGTGATCAAAGTGATTGTTACAGATAAACAACTGAGATTTGATGAGAATAAAAATGATATTCTGCTTGGAAAAGGCGATGCTCAGAATATTAACACCGACAATATTCATGAATATTACACTTATTATTTGACTACCGAGTGTGGATATAAATTAGAAATTAACCCCACCCTGGGCTCTATAGAATATATCCTGCAGGATAAAAATAATTGA
- the fumC gene encoding class II fumarate hydratase encodes MTNYRIETDSLGEVKIEEQFYWGAQTQRSLENFRIGNQQMPIQLIKALAILKKCAAAVNRELGNLKLEIAESIDKATSRVLEGEFDNQFPLAVWQTGSGTQTNMNMNEVIASIANEHLTGTKGGKNPVHPNDHVNMGQSSNDSFPTAMHIATVIATKKQLIPALILLQLELEKKVKAWGQIIKIGRTHLQDATPLTLGQEFSGYVTQITYSIERVEESLKKIYYLAQGGTAVGTGINCHKEFAVKFANKVALYTDYPFKTAINKFEAIAAHDALVEFSGTLNTIAVSLMKIANDIRLLGSGPRCGFGELHLPENEPGSSIMPGKINPTQVEALTMVCAQVMGNNVAVTIGGSNGHLELNVFKPVIIYNILQSIDLISSAINSFVAHCIVGLEPNVENINKLIKQSLMLVTALNPHIGYDNAAKIAKKAYQEGITLKEAAVKLQLLTSDEFDKIVIVEKMI; translated from the coding sequence ATGACAAATTATCGAATAGAAACCGATTCCTTAGGAGAAGTCAAAATAGAGGAACAATTTTATTGGGGTGCACAAACTCAAAGATCTCTTGAGAATTTTAGGATAGGAAATCAACAAATGCCTATTCAGTTAATTAAGGCTCTAGCTATTTTGAAAAAATGTGCCGCCGCAGTGAATAGAGAATTAGGAAATTTGAAGCTAGAAATAGCAGAATCAATAGATAAGGCTACCTCTAGGGTATTAGAGGGAGAATTTGATAATCAGTTTCCTTTAGCAGTATGGCAAACAGGATCTGGCACTCAAACTAATATGAATATGAATGAAGTAATTGCCTCTATTGCTAATGAACATTTAACAGGCACGAAAGGGGGGAAAAATCCTGTGCACCCTAACGACCATGTTAATATGGGCCAATCCTCTAATGACTCCTTTCCTACAGCTATGCATATAGCAACTGTAATTGCCACTAAGAAGCAATTAATTCCTGCCTTAATATTATTACAATTAGAGCTGGAGAAAAAAGTTAAAGCTTGGGGGCAAATAATAAAAATAGGGCGAACTCATTTACAAGATGCAACTCCGTTAACCTTAGGCCAAGAATTTTCGGGATATGTTACCCAAATTACCTATTCAATAGAAAGAGTTGAAGAATCGCTGAAAAAAATATATTATTTAGCACAAGGAGGCACTGCCGTAGGAACTGGCATTAATTGTCATAAAGAGTTTGCAGTAAAATTTGCTAATAAAGTAGCGTTATATACAGATTATCCCTTTAAGACTGCTATTAATAAATTCGAGGCCATAGCAGCTCATGATGCTTTAGTTGAATTTTCAGGAACTTTAAACACTATAGCTGTAAGCTTGATGAAAATTGCCAACGATATTAGATTATTGGGCTCAGGGCCAAGATGCGGTTTTGGTGAATTACATTTACCCGAAAACGAGCCTGGTTCTTCCATAATGCCAGGTAAGATTAACCCAACGCAAGTGGAAGCATTAACTATGGTTTGTGCGCAAGTTATGGGCAATAATGTTGCAGTTACTATTGGCGGATCAAATGGCCACCTTGAATTAAATGTCTTTAAGCCAGTGATCATATATAACATTTTACAGTCAATAGATTTGATTTCTAGTGCCATTAATAGTTTTGTAGCTCATTGCATCGTTGGTCTTGAACCAAATGTAGAAAATATAAATAAATTAATCAAGCAATCATTAATGTTAGTAACGGCATTAAATCCACATATTGGCTATGATAATGCCGCAAAAATTGCTAAAAAGGCTTACCAAGAGGGTATTACCTTAAAGGAAGCTGCAGTCAAATTACAGCTTCTTACAAGTGATGAATTTGATAAAATAGTAATAGTAGAGAAAATGATATAG
- a CDS encoding IS3 family transposase, with product MVDKDYKDLSVRRQSQLLNLNRSSLYYKDSEKDQDNYLSNRIVEIYSNYPIYGYRRITAILRREVVIVNSKKVRRLMKLMNLQAIYPSINTSKRNLKEAIYPYLLSGLEVIKPNQVWQVDITYLRVQSGFMYLVALIDVYTRLVVGYRLSNSLNTESCLLALEDAIAKYGKPSIINSDQGSQFTSEDWINELRRCVISISMTGKGRCNDNAHIERLWRSFKYEGSYLYRCTSVLELKNNIPKWLNWYNNQRPHQALEYKTPFEIYSGFMDKSCDLPTIPLLPQQLQNYKNNIFVDSL from the coding sequence ATGGTAGATAAGGATTATAAAGATTTAAGTGTTCGTCGGCAAAGTCAGCTATTGAATCTGAACCGCTCCAGCCTATATTACAAGGATTCGGAGAAGGATCAAGATAATTATTTAAGTAATAGAATAGTTGAGATCTATAGTAATTATCCGATATATGGTTACCGGCGAATAACGGCGATACTTAGGAGAGAAGTGGTAATTGTTAACAGCAAAAAAGTCAGGAGGTTGATGAAACTAATGAATTTGCAAGCAATTTACCCTTCGATTAATACAAGTAAAAGAAACCTAAAAGAAGCTATTTATCCATATTTGCTATCAGGGTTAGAGGTTATAAAGCCAAATCAGGTATGGCAGGTGGATATCACTTATTTAAGGGTACAAAGTGGTTTTATGTATTTGGTTGCATTAATCGATGTTTATACTAGATTAGTAGTAGGATATCGTTTATCAAATAGTTTAAATACAGAGAGCTGTTTGCTAGCGTTAGAAGATGCTATAGCTAAATATGGGAAGCCGTCGATAATTAATAGTGATCAAGGTAGCCAGTTTACCAGCGAGGATTGGATTAATGAATTGAGGAGATGCGTCATAAGCATCAGCATGACGGGCAAAGGCAGGTGTAACGATAATGCCCATATTGAGCGTTTATGGCGATCGTTTAAGTATGAGGGGTCGTATTTATACCGGTGTACTTCAGTTTTAGAGTTGAAAAATAATATCCCGAAATGGTTGAATTGGTATAACAATCAAAGGCCCCATCAGGCTTTGGAGTACAAAACGCCGTTTGAGATATATAGTGGATTTATGGATAAGTCTTGCGACTTACCCACAATTCCACTATTACCACAACAGCTACAAAATTATAAAAATAATATTTTTGTAGATAGTTTATGA
- a CDS encoding helix-turn-helix transcriptional regulator — protein MARKNDYIQKIDQFIGEKIYSLRLAKGWSRQQLADEIEVTHQQLQKYEKGINRISIGRLVLIAKALDKTIDYFYEGLENADNMAPVLTQHQRMCIEVSRNFMKIRNPEHQQAVNALIRALIKEQLPKEPLPV, from the coding sequence ATGGCAAGAAAAAATGACTATATACAAAAAATTGATCAGTTTATTGGAGAAAAAATTTATTCTCTGCGCCTTGCTAAAGGATGGTCACGTCAGCAACTTGCTGATGAAATTGAGGTAACTCATCAACAATTACAAAAATACGAAAAAGGTATTAACAGAATATCGATAGGGAGGTTAGTTCTTATTGCTAAGGCATTAGACAAAACTATTGATTACTTTTATGAAGGATTAGAAAATGCAGATAATATGGCCCCGGTATTAACGCAACATCAGCGTATGTGCATCGAAGTATCAAGAAATTTTATGAAAATTCGCAACCCAGAACACCAGCAAGCAGTGAATGCTTTGATACGAGCTCTTATTAAAGAACAACTACCAAAAGAACCACTACCAGTATAG
- a CDS encoding palindromic element RPE1 domain-containing protein: MHNLKIIEEFLGETKSSTAAYIDVREEQRGVSTTKLPIRLGYARGLMKKQLLKGEEYT, translated from the coding sequence TTGCATAACCTAAAGATAATTGAAGAATTTTTAGGAGAAACGAAGTCGAGTACCGCAGCGTACATAGACGTACGTGAGGAACAGAGAGGAGTTTCGACGACAAAATTACCAATTAGATTAGGTTATGCAAGAGGTCTAATGAAAAAACAACTCTTGAAAGGCGAAGAGTATACATAA
- the grxD gene encoding Grx4 family monothiol glutaredoxin — translation MGENKNFNYITNEIENNEIVLFMKGTAQFPQCGFSSMVVAILKKLGVKFQDINVLAQLDLREDIKTFSDWPTIPQLYIKGEFVGGCDIVRTMHENGDLVLLLKSKNITMNPEAD, via the coding sequence ATGGGAGAAAATAAAAACTTTAATTATATAACAAATGAAATTGAAAATAATGAGATTGTATTATTTATGAAGGGAACTGCCCAGTTTCCTCAATGCGGTTTCTCATCTATGGTGGTGGCAATCTTAAAAAAACTTGGAGTAAAATTTCAAGATATCAATGTTTTAGCTCAACTAGATTTACGAGAAGATATCAAAACTTTTAGTGATTGGCCTACTATTCCGCAACTTTATATCAAAGGGGAATTTGTAGGAGGATGTGATATTGTTCGTACCATGCATGAAAATGGCGATTTAGTATTACTATTAAAGAGTAAAAACATAACGATGAACCCTGAGGCCGACTAA
- the nth gene encoding endonuclease III: MQAEIIDQIFKTLSQINATPKTELQYVNDFTLLVAVILSAQATDASVNKATKLLFETYNTPRKFLELGELELRNNIKSIGLFITKAKNIIALCQILIDKYDSKVPDNFEALIKLPGVGRKTANVILNRLFNMATMAVDTHVFRVSRRLGIAKGDTPIKVEVELLNAIDIKWMKYAHHWLILLGRYICKARSPNCAVCPVKDYCEYYASINSVIRLPV, from the coding sequence ATGCAAGCCGAAATAATTGATCAAATCTTTAAAACTTTAAGTCAAATTAATGCTACGCCTAAGACAGAACTGCAATATGTTAATGATTTTACGCTGCTTGTAGCGGTAATATTATCTGCTCAAGCAACTGATGCCTCCGTTAATAAAGCTACCAAATTATTGTTTGAAACTTACAATACCCCGCGAAAATTCTTAGAGTTAGGAGAACTAGAATTAAGGAATAATATAAAATCAATAGGTTTATTTATAACTAAAGCAAAAAATATTATTGCACTTTGTCAAATTTTAATAGATAAGTATGATAGCAAGGTACCTGATAATTTTGAGGCGTTAATAAAGTTGCCAGGGGTCGGTAGAAAAACTGCGAATGTCATATTAAATCGCTTATTTAATATGGCTACTATGGCGGTAGATACCCATGTATTTCGCGTCTCTCGCCGATTAGGGATTGCTAAAGGTGATACCCCAATAAAAGTAGAAGTGGAGCTTCTTAACGCTATTGATATAAAATGGATGAAATATGCACATCATTGGTTAATATTGCTGGGTAGATATATTTGCAAAGCCCGCTCTCCCAATTGTGCTGTTTGCCCTGTTAAAGATTACTGTGAATATTATGCTAGTATAAATTCCGTAATTAGACTTCCTGTATAA
- a CDS encoding palindromic element RPE1 domain-containing protein, whose product MHNLKIIEEFLGETKSSTAAYIDVREEQRGVSTTKLPIRLGYARGLIKPAIPRVPRTHQVNIF is encoded by the coding sequence TTGCATAACCTAAAGATAATTGAAGAATTTTTAGGAGAAACGAAGTCGAGTACCGCAGCGTACATAGACGTACGTGAGGAACAGAGAGGAGTTTCGACGACAAAATTACCAATTAGATTAGGTTATGCAAGAGGTCTAATTAAGCCTGCTATCCCTAGAGTCCCAAGGACGCACCAGGTTAATATATTCTGA
- a CDS encoding IS4 family transposase, producing the protein MTSALSQLLGNYFFKSFASIKLIEQIITGLFYVRDVNLTQLALVVQGAGNDNSRYRKLQRFFSGFSFCYTALAKLLVAFAKIESEKWLLALDRTNWKFGKLDINILVLSICHNGIAIPIMWDMLPKTGVSNSGERQKLIGRFLQVFGVEKISALLGDREFIGDDWLKFLADRNIPFYIRIKQNLTIGRSENELVTANPLVKKLQNNEYKVLRGKRYLGKNYKGPKVSVAALRNGEGELVIIATNDNPYQALDIYKKRWEIENLFACLKTRGFNFENTHLVHLDRINKLLGILAITFTFAYTVGLWRHSIWPIKLKTHGRKAMSPFRYGLDYLRRIYLNQGQMYKELSSIIDIFIKPLIPKLPTIISC; encoded by the coding sequence ATGACTTCAGCGTTATCACAACTATTAGGAAACTATTTTTTTAAGAGTTTTGCAAGTATAAAATTAATCGAGCAGATAATAACAGGATTGTTCTATGTCAGAGATGTCAATCTTACTCAACTAGCTTTGGTAGTTCAAGGAGCTGGCAATGATAATTCTCGATATCGCAAACTACAAAGATTTTTTTCTGGCTTTAGTTTTTGTTATACTGCACTGGCTAAATTATTAGTAGCATTTGCCAAAATTGAATCAGAAAAATGGTTGTTGGCTTTGGATCGTACTAACTGGAAATTTGGCAAGCTTGATATCAATATTTTAGTATTATCAATCTGCCATAATGGCATAGCTATACCAATCATGTGGGACATGTTACCAAAAACTGGCGTTTCAAATAGTGGTGAACGTCAGAAATTAATAGGTAGATTTTTGCAAGTATTTGGAGTAGAAAAAATATCAGCATTGCTTGGAGATCGTGAATTTATCGGTGATGACTGGTTGAAATTTCTAGCAGATCGTAATATTCCATTTTATATAAGAATTAAGCAAAATTTAACTATTGGTAGATCAGAAAACGAATTAGTGACAGCAAATCCATTAGTAAAGAAGTTACAGAATAATGAATATAAAGTACTCAGAGGTAAGAGATATTTAGGTAAGAACTATAAAGGACCTAAAGTTTCTGTGGCTGCTTTGCGTAACGGAGAAGGAGAATTAGTAATTATAGCAACCAATGACAACCCCTATCAGGCCTTGGATATTTACAAAAAACGCTGGGAAATTGAAAATCTTTTTGCATGCCTTAAGACGCGTGGCTTCAACTTTGAAAATACCCATTTAGTACATTTGGATAGAATAAACAAATTATTAGGGATATTAGCTATAACTTTTACCTTTGCTTATACTGTGGGCTTATGGCGGCATTCTATCTGGCCTATAAAATTGAAAACTCACGGCAGAAAGGCTATGTCACCTTTTAGGTATGGACTTGATTACTTACGAAGAATATATTTAAACCAAGGGCAAATGTACAAGGAACTATCCAGCATTATTGATATATTTATCAAGCCTCTAATCCCCAAATTACCAACAATTATATCATGTTAA